A stretch of the Polyangiaceae bacterium genome encodes the following:
- a CDS encoding hemerythrin domain-containing protein, whose amino-acid sequence MKITEGLLGEHALSYALFDQVESIADDARTLEELVAAESLLSCAVMSHAALEDEVLFPALVERGQAEGPLDVMRSEHKEIELLAGAVRASQTLDEAREVMYRLLDTLREHFGKEERILFPLCERLLGEQLLLELGERWAKRRGVG is encoded by the coding sequence ATGAAGATCACCGAAGGCCTCCTGGGTGAGCACGCGCTGTCCTACGCGCTGTTCGACCAGGTCGAGAGCATCGCGGACGACGCGAGGACGCTGGAGGAGCTGGTCGCCGCGGAGAGCCTCCTGTCCTGCGCCGTGATGAGCCACGCGGCCCTGGAAGACGAGGTCTTGTTCCCGGCGCTGGTCGAGCGCGGGCAGGCGGAAGGTCCGCTCGACGTGATGCGCTCCGAGCACAAGGAGATCGAGCTTCTGGCGGGCGCCGTCCGCGCGTCGCAGACGCTGGACGAAGCGCGCGAGGTCATGTACCGCCTGCTCGACACGCTGCGGGAGCACTTCGGCAAGGAGGAGCGCATCCTCTTCCCGCTGTGCGAGCGGCTGCTCGGCGAGCAGCTGCTCCTGGAGCTCGGCGAGCGCTGGGCGAAGCGTCGCGGAGTGGGTTAG
- a CDS encoding FAD-binding oxidoreductase, which yields MKELASLCAALGAVVGAEYVISDEGVLAQAATATFATTARVLAVVRPGSREEVREVLRLATQHRVPIYPVSGGKNWGLGSRVPPGDAVLLDLGRMNRILDFDEELATVTLEPGVSFRQLYAFLCEQRSRLFAATTGGSPDGSVVANALERGDGAGPNGDRALHLAALEVVLATGEVVHTGFDRFEGASAARLHRFGVGPALDGLFTQSNLGVVTRATVWLAPLPRFLAAVRFAVREDAALGPLVDAIRRLRLDGTLRSPVGIWNDYRVLSVAERYPFERMLGRTPLSPEVLAEKSAAWGGQRWLGLASVYAGSEQLGQAAVAHLETELGPRVDELGVDAKSGDPVAGEELFPVAEPGFAFLQGVPHEQSLRSMYWRKRTLPPTVPDPDRDGVGLLWLCPLLPLRGEDVVKAVARAERCLLAHGFEPLLALVAHGERSAQLLPMIVYDREVPGADAKALACHDALLAELASLGHHPQRLALPAQDALPLPQDDYGAVLSRLERALDPADVLAPGRYDFRKSWPKAR from the coding sequence ATGAAGGAGCTCGCCTCGCTGTGCGCTGCCCTCGGCGCGGTCGTCGGCGCCGAGTACGTGATCAGCGACGAAGGCGTGCTCGCCCAGGCCGCGACCGCGACCTTCGCCACCACGGCCCGCGTGCTCGCCGTGGTGCGACCGGGGAGCCGCGAAGAAGTGCGCGAGGTCTTGCGGCTCGCGACGCAGCATCGGGTACCGATCTACCCCGTGAGCGGCGGCAAGAACTGGGGCCTGGGCTCGCGGGTCCCGCCCGGGGACGCGGTGCTGCTCGACCTCGGACGAATGAACCGCATCCTGGACTTCGACGAGGAGCTCGCGACCGTCACCCTCGAGCCCGGGGTCAGCTTCCGGCAGCTCTACGCCTTCTTGTGTGAGCAGCGCTCGCGCTTGTTCGCCGCGACCACGGGGGGCAGCCCGGACGGCAGCGTGGTCGCGAACGCTCTCGAGCGCGGCGATGGTGCTGGCCCGAACGGCGACCGTGCGCTTCACCTCGCCGCCCTCGAGGTCGTGCTCGCGACCGGCGAGGTGGTGCACACGGGGTTCGATCGCTTCGAAGGCGCGAGCGCGGCGCGGTTGCACCGATTCGGCGTGGGTCCGGCGCTCGACGGGCTGTTCACGCAGTCCAACCTGGGCGTGGTCACGCGCGCCACCGTCTGGCTCGCGCCCCTGCCGCGCTTCCTGGCCGCCGTGCGCTTCGCCGTACGCGAAGACGCGGCGCTGGGACCGCTGGTGGACGCGATCCGGCGCTTGCGCCTGGACGGCACGTTGCGCTCGCCCGTCGGCATCTGGAACGACTACCGCGTGCTCTCCGTAGCCGAGCGCTATCCGTTCGAACGCATGTTGGGCAGGACGCCGCTCTCTCCGGAGGTGCTGGCCGAGAAGAGCGCCGCCTGGGGCGGGCAGCGCTGGCTCGGGCTCGCCTCGGTCTACGCGGGGAGCGAGCAGCTCGGGCAGGCTGCGGTCGCTCACCTGGAGACCGAGCTCGGGCCGCGGGTAGACGAGCTCGGCGTCGACGCAAAGAGCGGTGACCCGGTGGCCGGGGAGGAGCTCTTTCCGGTGGCCGAGCCGGGGTTCGCCTTCCTGCAAGGCGTTCCTCACGAGCAGAGCCTGCGCAGCATGTACTGGCGCAAGCGCACGCTGCCGCCGACAGTCCCGGATCCCGATCGCGACGGCGTGGGTCTGCTCTGGCTGTGCCCGCTCCTCCCGCTCCGCGGCGAGGACGTGGTGAAGGCCGTGGCGCGAGCCGAGCGCTGTTTGCTCGCCCACGGGTTCGAGCCGCTCTTGGCGCTGGTCGCCCACGGCGAGCGCAGCGCGCAGCTGTTGCCGATGATCGTCTACGACCGCGAAGTGCCCGGCGCCGACGCCAAGGCGCTGGCCTGCCACGATGCGCTGCTCGCCGAGCTCGCCTCGCTGGGCCACCACCCGCAGCGGCTGGCGCTTCCGGCGCAGGACGCGCTGCCGCTGCCGCAGGACGACTACGGCGCGGTGCTGTCGCGGCTCGAGCGTGCGCTCGATCCGGCGGACGTGCTCGCCCCGGGCCGCTACGACTTCCGGAAGTCCTGGCCGAAAGCCCGCTGA
- a CDS encoding cupin domain-containing protein has product MRRIDVSELEPVVGAKYPPPFDEPCRGRAVQRIAAAAGLTQFGVNRVRLPPGAWASQRHWHEREDELVYVLEGELTLVTDAGEEILRPGDAAAFKAGVRDGHHLQNRSQSDAVFLVVGTRDDADNGEYPDIDLVFGPGRYSGKGGYRHKDGTPY; this is encoded by the coding sequence ATGCGAAGGATCGACGTCTCCGAGCTCGAGCCTGTCGTCGGCGCGAAATACCCGCCGCCTTTCGACGAACCCTGCCGAGGGCGGGCCGTGCAGCGCATCGCCGCAGCGGCGGGCCTGACGCAGTTCGGCGTGAACCGCGTGCGCCTGCCGCCTGGCGCGTGGGCCAGCCAGCGGCACTGGCACGAGCGGGAGGACGAGCTGGTCTACGTGCTCGAAGGCGAGCTCACCTTGGTCACCGACGCCGGCGAGGAGATCCTCCGGCCGGGGGACGCCGCCGCGTTCAAGGCAGGCGTCCGCGACGGTCACCACCTCCAGAACCGCTCGCAGAGCGACGCAGTGTTCCTGGTCGTGGGGACGCGCGACGACGCCGACAACGGCGAATACCCGGACATCGATCTGGTGTTCGGCCCCGGTCGCTACAGCGGGAAGGGCGGCTACAGGCACAAGGACGGGACGCCGTACTGA
- a CDS encoding L,D-transpeptidase, with protein MARHMLANVRFGVGALALVVSAGALGCSNKNQDDLPALSKTEEVEIPSVPVPPANGPKLGAVAEVTPVMDRPSTTGKQLGYLHAGALVARAEKPYSTDKCPGGWYPVRPAGFVCAGESATLDLKHPTLVAMAQGPKLDQPSPFVYGRMKSEGPLLERDTGKENSVKEVGKLRRRSIIAVVGSWNAMDPEGKMQRLALTPSGQFVKASDLEPVVASEFKGVELDDKTELPVGFVVKRGIRAWQVEKGEADKLDPLEYHQILSLTGKFRTVGPLKYWGMADGRYARHRDVLVVRKRNAWPDFAQGDQKWMDVSIVTNTLVLYEGRKPVFVTLISTGRDRLGDPKTSASTEQGSFELTGKHITASKFNPKGIEELFDVYDAPWAIQLSSGQMLIGAPWHDRFGIENGQGQIQLSPSDALRVWHWADPQLPDGWHGISQPGEKKVYVVVRK; from the coding sequence ATGGCTCGCCATATGCTCGCGAACGTCCGCTTCGGGGTGGGAGCGCTCGCGCTGGTCGTTTCGGCCGGTGCTCTGGGCTGCTCGAACAAGAACCAGGACGACCTCCCAGCCCTGTCGAAGACCGAAGAGGTCGAGATCCCGAGCGTGCCGGTGCCGCCGGCGAACGGGCCCAAGCTGGGAGCGGTGGCCGAGGTGACGCCGGTGATGGACCGCCCGTCCACCACCGGCAAGCAGCTCGGTTACCTGCACGCGGGCGCACTGGTCGCCCGCGCGGAGAAGCCCTACTCCACCGACAAGTGTCCCGGTGGCTGGTACCCGGTGCGACCGGCCGGTTTCGTTTGTGCCGGTGAGAGCGCCACCCTGGATCTGAAGCACCCGACCCTGGTGGCGATGGCCCAAGGACCGAAGCTCGACCAGCCTTCTCCCTTCGTCTACGGCCGCATGAAGAGCGAGGGGCCGCTGCTCGAGCGCGACACGGGCAAGGAGAACTCCGTCAAGGAGGTGGGCAAGCTCCGGCGCCGCAGCATCATCGCCGTGGTGGGCTCGTGGAACGCGATGGACCCCGAGGGCAAGATGCAACGCCTGGCGCTCACCCCGAGCGGGCAGTTCGTCAAGGCCAGCGACCTCGAGCCCGTGGTGGCGAGCGAATTCAAGGGCGTCGAGCTCGACGACAAGACCGAGCTGCCGGTCGGCTTCGTGGTCAAGCGCGGAATACGGGCCTGGCAGGTCGAGAAGGGCGAGGCCGACAAGCTCGATCCCCTCGAATACCACCAGATCCTGAGCCTCACGGGGAAGTTCCGCACCGTCGGCCCGCTCAAGTACTGGGGCATGGCCGACGGACGCTACGCGCGTCACCGCGACGTGCTCGTAGTGCGCAAGCGCAACGCCTGGCCGGATTTCGCCCAGGGCGACCAGAAGTGGATGGACGTCAGCATCGTGACCAACACGCTGGTGCTGTACGAGGGCCGAAAGCCCGTGTTCGTCACGCTGATCAGCACCGGCCGCGATCGACTGGGCGATCCGAAGACCTCCGCCTCGACCGAGCAAGGCAGCTTCGAGCTCACCGGCAAGCACATCACCGCGTCGAAGTTCAACCCCAAGGGCATCGAGGAGCTGTTCGACGTCTACGACGCGCCGTGGGCCATCCAGCTCAGCAGCGGACAGATGCTGATCGGCGCACCCTGGCACGATCGCTTCGGCATCGAGAACGGTCAGGGGCAGATCCAGCTCTCCCCGAGCGACGCGCTGCGAGTCTGGCACTGGGCCGATCCCCAGCTGCCCGACGGCTGGCACGGGATCTCCCAGCCCGGCGAGAAGAAAGTCTACGTCGTCGTGCGCAAGTAG
- a CDS encoding protein kinase, which yields MTSSADEGAAALAGTPYRFIASLGQGGMGTVLEAEHAGLAQRVVVKLLRAELAARADLVDRLRIEAQALARLSHPNLVKVTDFGTNAAGRAYLVMERLEGRSLAEELSRRRPIPVGEALGLLTQALAGLHAAHQAGLVHRDVKPENLFLCRDGTLKVLDFGVAKVLDEAALSGLVRPRFSTHEGGMVGTPHFAAPEQLEGGLVSAATDVYAAGLVLYELITGVHPFAKHKTADAIYHAQLVEMPPPPSRLAPQAVPQELDRAILRAVAKRPGDRFQSAAELALALAGASSADSRGAPTLASAAEPAPPTLASPVASESVPTLIAARTSDAAPTVALGPVPTVSAAPSPSAVPTVSAAPSPSALPTVSAAPLPRAVPSEGLGVLCLVAGVVTGLWKLASTFFALPELWDPVAFVESVRGKVPAAAEQDVAFLSRAAALATILDSLLLMGVGAAFVVLGVVLMKKSRQGPALAVRVSHGALAVVGLCTLLNVALILPLRGALLDHVPDLPGAVPGLSELGLAFGVALVIGLSALEIGFLIAVRAWAKRLMLSNPT from the coding sequence ATGACCTCGTCCGCGGACGAAGGCGCGGCGGCGCTGGCCGGCACCCCGTATCGCTTCATCGCGTCCCTGGGCCAGGGCGGCATGGGCACCGTACTCGAGGCGGAGCATGCCGGGCTCGCGCAGCGCGTGGTGGTCAAGCTGCTCAGGGCAGAGCTGGCCGCGCGCGCGGATCTGGTCGATCGCCTGCGGATCGAGGCGCAGGCGCTGGCCCGGCTGTCCCACCCGAACCTGGTGAAGGTCACGGACTTCGGCACCAACGCCGCCGGGCGAGCGTACCTGGTCATGGAACGCCTCGAGGGGCGCTCGCTGGCGGAGGAGCTGTCGCGGCGGCGGCCGATCCCCGTGGGCGAAGCGCTGGGGCTCTTGACCCAGGCCTTGGCGGGGCTCCACGCCGCGCACCAAGCCGGGCTCGTGCACCGTGACGTCAAGCCCGAGAACCTGTTCTTGTGCCGCGACGGCACGCTGAAGGTGCTCGACTTCGGCGTCGCGAAGGTCCTGGACGAGGCGGCGCTGTCCGGGCTGGTGAGGCCGCGCTTCTCGACCCACGAGGGCGGCATGGTCGGGACGCCGCACTTCGCCGCCCCCGAGCAGCTCGAGGGCGGCTTGGTGAGCGCCGCCACGGACGTCTACGCCGCGGGCCTCGTGCTCTACGAGCTGATCACTGGCGTGCACCCGTTCGCGAAGCACAAGACCGCCGACGCCATCTACCACGCGCAGCTCGTCGAGATGCCGCCGCCGCCGTCGCGGCTCGCGCCGCAGGCCGTTCCGCAAGAGCTCGACCGCGCCATCCTGCGGGCCGTCGCCAAGCGGCCGGGAGATCGCTTCCAGAGCGCGGCGGAGCTGGCTCTGGCGCTGGCCGGTGCCAGCAGCGCCGACTCGAGGGGCGCTCCGACCCTGGCGTCCGCGGCGGAGCCGGCGCCACCGACGCTGGCGTCGCCGGTCGCCAGCGAGAGCGTGCCCACCCTGATCGCCGCCCGGACGAGCGACGCGGCGCCGACCGTCGCGTTGGGTCCGGTACCGACCGTGAGCGCTGCGCCTTCGCCCAGCGCGGTGCCGACCGTGAGCGCTGCGCCTTCGCCCAGCGCGCTGCCGACCGTGAGCGCGGCGCCTCTGCCCCGGGCCGTGCCGAGCGAAGGGCTGGGCGTGCTCTGCCTGGTCGCCGGCGTGGTGACGGGACTATGGAAGCTCGCCTCGACGTTCTTCGCGTTGCCGGAGCTCTGGGATCCGGTCGCGTTCGTGGAGAGCGTGCGCGGCAAGGTCCCGGCGGCCGCCGAGCAAGACGTCGCGTTCCTGTCGCGCGCCGCGGCCTTGGCAACCATCCTGGACAGCTTGCTCTTGATGGGCGTCGGCGCGGCGTTCGTCGTCTTGGGCGTCGTGTTGATGAAGAAGAGTCGGCAAGGCCCCGCGCTGGCCGTCCGCGTCAGCCACGGCGCGCTCGCCGTGGTCGGACTGTGCACGCTGCTGAACGTCGCGCTGATCTTACCGCTCCGCGGCGCGCTGCTCGACCACGTACCCGACCTGCCCGGGGCCGTGCCCGGGCTCTCCGAGCTCGGTCTGGCCTTCGGCGTAGCGCTGGTGATCGGCTTGTCGGCTCTGGAGATCGGCTTCCTGATCGCCGTCCGGGCCTGGGCCAAGCGTCTCATGCTATCAAACCCGACGTGA
- a CDS encoding sigma 54-interacting transcriptional regulator encodes MPLPESGEVFVGRGDEVGVRVRDAKVSRKHVSLELSPERVQLVDLGSQNGSYVNGERVSGSRTLLSGDSIELGHTAIVFHADGAEVPTSGGASEVLELGETRVILADASMLALYALIRRLAPATLPVSIHGETGTGKELCARALHHFSPRSAGRFVAINCAALPEALIESELFGHERGAFTGAAQKKVGLLESASGGSVFLDEVGELSLGTQAKLLRALDTGRVVPVGAVDERPVDVRFVAATNRNLEQEVAAGRFRQDLYFRLSGATLWVPPLRDRPRELVLIAESLLARARARLGRPPVALSEAAARALAAHAWPGNVRELGNVMEYLAATRDGPVLDAAHVVERLSARPPEPAPPTPLEAPGFRPLEDEIRELERKRISEALAASGGNQTRAAELIGMPLRTFVSKLAQHGLRGAKKG; translated from the coding sequence GTGCCGCTGCCGGAGAGCGGCGAGGTCTTCGTCGGGCGCGGAGACGAGGTCGGCGTGCGCGTCCGCGACGCGAAGGTCTCGCGCAAGCACGTCTCGCTCGAGCTGAGTCCCGAGCGCGTGCAGCTCGTCGATCTCGGCAGCCAGAACGGCAGCTACGTGAACGGAGAGCGCGTGTCCGGCTCGCGCACGCTGCTCTCCGGCGACTCCATCGAGCTGGGACACACGGCGATCGTCTTCCACGCAGACGGAGCCGAAGTCCCGACCAGCGGGGGCGCCTCGGAGGTGCTCGAGCTCGGCGAGACCCGGGTGATCCTGGCGGACGCGAGCATGTTGGCGCTCTACGCGCTGATCCGCCGGCTCGCGCCGGCGACGCTCCCGGTGTCGATCCACGGCGAGACCGGCACGGGCAAGGAGCTGTGCGCGCGCGCCCTCCACCACTTCTCGCCCCGCTCGGCGGGGCGCTTCGTCGCCATCAACTGCGCAGCGCTGCCGGAAGCGCTGATCGAGAGCGAGCTGTTCGGCCACGAGCGGGGGGCGTTCACCGGCGCCGCCCAGAAGAAGGTCGGCCTGCTCGAGAGCGCCAGCGGTGGCAGCGTGTTCCTGGACGAGGTCGGGGAGCTGTCCCTGGGCACGCAGGCCAAGCTGCTCCGTGCCCTCGACACTGGACGCGTCGTCCCGGTCGGAGCCGTGGACGAGCGCCCCGTGGACGTGCGCTTCGTCGCCGCGACGAACCGGAACCTGGAGCAAGAGGTCGCCGCGGGTCGCTTCCGCCAGGATCTCTACTTCCGGCTCAGCGGCGCCACCTTGTGGGTGCCTCCGCTCCGCGATCGCCCGCGCGAGCTGGTCCTGATCGCCGAGAGCTTGCTCGCGCGCGCTCGTGCGCGCCTGGGTCGCCCGCCCGTCGCCCTGTCGGAGGCTGCCGCTCGCGCGCTCGCGGCCCACGCCTGGCCGGGCAACGTGCGCGAGCTCGGGAACGTGATGGAATACCTCGCGGCGACTCGAGACGGTCCGGTGCTCGATGCCGCCCACGTCGTCGAACGGCTGTCGGCGCGCCCGCCCGAGCCCGCCCCACCCACGCCGCTCGAGGCGCCCGGCTTTCGCCCGCTGGAAGACGAGATCCGCGAGCTGGAGCGGAAGCGCATCAGCGAGGCGCTGGCCGCGTCCGGCGGGAATCAAACACGCGCCGCCGAGCTCATCGGGATGCCGCTCCGCACCTTCGTGAGCAAGCTGGCGCAGCACGGGCTGCGCGGCGCGAAGAAGGGCTGA
- a CDS encoding TVP38/TMEM64 family protein, which yields MTGLSQPEGKRTLRNARIAAVLAVIGLLVVAHQLGILQHFHAPARAKEVLVGLGGWGYLAFIVAYALLQPFGVPGTVFIMAAPLIWPWPVAFGLSMVGTMAASVVGFSFARFVARDFVASKIPERFRRYDEALARRAFSTVFLLRLVFWMPPLLHAFFGVSQVRFSTHFWGSLLGYVLPLLGVSYFGEALFDTLMKMSAQTWALIGLAIALVALGVWVSRRRRVKI from the coding sequence GTGACCGGGTTGTCCCAGCCCGAGGGGAAGAGAACGCTCCGAAACGCCCGCATCGCTGCCGTCCTCGCGGTGATCGGCCTGCTCGTGGTCGCGCATCAGCTCGGTATCTTGCAGCACTTCCACGCGCCGGCCCGGGCCAAGGAGGTGCTGGTCGGGCTCGGCGGCTGGGGCTACCTCGCGTTCATCGTCGCTTATGCGCTGCTACAGCCGTTCGGCGTGCCAGGCACGGTGTTCATCATGGCCGCGCCGCTGATCTGGCCGTGGCCGGTCGCGTTCGGCCTGTCCATGGTCGGAACGATGGCCGCGAGCGTCGTCGGCTTCTCGTTCGCGCGCTTCGTGGCACGGGACTTCGTCGCCTCGAAGATCCCCGAGCGCTTCCGCCGCTACGACGAGGCGCTGGCGCGGCGAGCGTTTTCGACAGTGTTCCTGCTCCGGTTGGTGTTCTGGATGCCCCCGCTCCTGCACGCCTTCTTCGGCGTCTCTCAGGTACGGTTCTCGACGCACTTCTGGGGCTCGCTCCTCGGCTACGTGCTCCCGCTTCTGGGCGTGAGCTACTTCGGCGAGGCGCTCTTCGACACGCTGATGAAGATGAGCGCGCAGACCTGGGCGCTCATCGGCCTGGCGATTGCCCTCGTCGCGCTCGGCGTCTGGGTCTCGCGCCGGCGGCGGGTGAAGATCTGA
- a CDS encoding NAD-binding protein — protein sequence MKFLTSQVMAVLRQPDLRKNFGAFYRYVLLLLAIIAGFSVAFHVLMELEGQDHSWLTGLYWTLTVMTTLGFGDITFQSDVGRAFSILVLLTGVVMLLIVLPFTFIRNFYAPWLEAQLKVRAPRELPAETEGHVIVCEYDAIAQALISRLEVRQIPYVVLESDPARAVALHGDGVHVMVGEPDNVETWRRARAENARLVVANLSDPANTNVTITLREHALDTVLTAIVEDLDAVDILQMAGASHVIALKSQLGQQLAARVNAGTLSAHVVGRYEDLLIAEFPVRGTSLAGRSVRETRLRELCGVNIVAFWERGRLKAARADVRLSESSVAVVVGTEDQITMLNAMFVIYRTNDDAVIVIGGGNVGQAAIRSLKERDIRVTVIDESEALRPKLEGLADQVVIGDAASLEVMKQAEIAKAPSVLLTTHDDAANIFLSVYCNRLNPKCHIVSRVTHERNMESIHRAGADFVLSESGLAAKLLISVLQNRELVVIGEAVEFFVVPVPPSLVGKTLMESNIGARTGMNVIAIRRGSESEGSPTASAVLSEGASLVLLGTVEQRQELTRMLEEEA from the coding sequence TTGAAGTTCCTGACGTCACAAGTGATGGCCGTGCTGCGGCAGCCGGACCTGAGGAAGAACTTCGGGGCGTTCTACCGCTACGTGCTGCTCCTCCTGGCGATCATCGCCGGGTTCAGCGTCGCGTTCCACGTCCTGATGGAGCTCGAGGGTCAGGACCACTCCTGGCTCACCGGCCTCTACTGGACGCTCACGGTGATGACGACGCTGGGGTTCGGCGACATCACGTTTCAGAGCGACGTCGGGCGCGCGTTCAGCATCCTGGTGCTGCTGACCGGCGTGGTGATGCTCCTGATCGTCCTGCCCTTCACCTTCATTCGCAATTTCTACGCCCCCTGGCTCGAGGCGCAGCTGAAGGTGAGGGCTCCCCGGGAGCTGCCCGCGGAGACCGAGGGCCACGTCATCGTCTGCGAATACGACGCCATCGCGCAAGCGCTGATCTCGCGGCTGGAGGTGCGGCAGATCCCCTACGTGGTACTGGAGTCGGACCCGGCGCGCGCGGTCGCCTTGCACGGCGACGGCGTCCACGTGATGGTGGGAGAGCCCGACAACGTCGAGACCTGGCGTCGCGCCCGCGCGGAGAACGCGCGCCTCGTGGTCGCGAACCTCAGCGACCCCGCGAACACCAACGTCACGATCACGCTGCGCGAGCACGCGTTGGACACGGTGCTCACCGCCATCGTCGAAGATCTCGACGCCGTGGACATTCTCCAGATGGCTGGCGCATCCCACGTCATCGCGCTCAAGAGCCAACTCGGCCAGCAGCTGGCAGCGCGCGTGAACGCCGGCACGTTGTCCGCACACGTCGTGGGGCGCTACGAGGACCTGCTGATTGCCGAGTTCCCGGTGAGAGGGACGTCGCTGGCCGGGCGGAGCGTGCGCGAGACGCGGCTCCGAGAGCTGTGCGGGGTGAACATCGTCGCGTTCTGGGAGCGCGGTCGCCTCAAGGCCGCGCGGGCGGACGTACGCCTGAGCGAGAGCAGCGTGGCCGTCGTGGTCGGCACCGAAGATCAGATCACGATGCTGAACGCGATGTTCGTGATCTACCGCACCAACGACGACGCGGTGATCGTGATCGGCGGCGGCAACGTCGGGCAAGCGGCCATTCGCTCGCTGAAAGAGCGCGACATTCGCGTGACGGTCATCGACGAGAGCGAGGCGCTCCGTCCGAAGCTGGAGGGCCTGGCGGATCAAGTCGTGATCGGCGACGCCGCCTCGCTGGAGGTGATGAAGCAGGCCGAGATCGCCAAGGCCCCGTCCGTGCTCCTGACCACCCACGACGACGCGGCGAACATCTTCCTCTCCGTGTACTGCAACCGGCTCAACCCCAAGTGCCACATCGTCAGCCGCGTGACCCACGAGCGGAACATGGAGTCGATTCACCGCGCGGGCGCGGACTTCGTGCTCAGCGAGAGCGGCCTGGCGGCGAAGCTCTTGATCAGCGTGCTCCAGAACCGCGAGCTGGTCGTCATCGGCGAGGCCGTGGAGTTCTTCGTGGTGCCGGTGCCGCCGTCGCTGGTGGGCAAGACGCTGATGGAAAGCAACATCGGCGCTCGCACCGGCATGAACGTGATCGCGATCCGGCGCGGCTCGGAGTCGGAGGGCTCGCCCACAGCGTCGGCGGTGCTCAGCGAAGGCGCGTCGCTGGTGTTGCTGGGCACCGTCGAGCAGCGCCAGGAGTTGACCCGGATGTTGGAGGAAGAGGCCTGA
- a CDS encoding SUMF1/EgtB/PvdO family nonheme iron enzyme: MPRARISCLGLLFVVLAGCSSSSTNPADTCAPGDLKQCSCPGGQASVRACSGGQFGDCQCGDAGVGGVAGTGGAAGSGGLGGTGATSTGGAGGGAEPPSCKGLADCVPGHSCCESLPIPAGAFQRDAKTESAFEATVGAFRLDAFEVTVGRFRSFVMAVVNEGFKPVDGSGKHQPEPVAGEPGWLSELSVELWASLAEWEAKIAECPGGGASSTFSSTPGPKDALPMNCVSFPQAYAFCIWDGGYLPTEAELGYAWVGQGKAPRKYPWGDTAVDAEHAVYGISPQGSPPPVGSKPKGVGPFGHHDLFGSMFEYTLDHFDTASYPLSPCVDCAKLTTNQKANRAIRGGGWVNLGDEISAGSRLPWFWGGHNTGFRCARPAG; this comes from the coding sequence GTGCCGCGCGCTCGGATCTCGTGCTTGGGCCTGCTCTTCGTCGTGCTCGCGGGCTGTAGCTCGTCGTCCACCAACCCCGCGGACACTTGCGCCCCGGGTGACCTGAAGCAGTGTTCCTGTCCGGGTGGGCAGGCCAGCGTACGGGCGTGCAGCGGGGGTCAGTTCGGGGACTGCCAGTGCGGCGACGCGGGCGTGGGCGGTGTCGCAGGCACGGGTGGCGCCGCGGGCTCCGGAGGTTTGGGCGGGACAGGTGCCACGAGCACCGGCGGTGCTGGCGGCGGAGCCGAACCGCCCAGCTGCAAGGGATTGGCGGATTGCGTTCCGGGTCACAGCTGCTGCGAGAGCTTGCCGATCCCCGCCGGCGCATTCCAGCGCGACGCGAAGACCGAGTCGGCGTTCGAGGCGACGGTCGGCGCATTTCGCCTGGACGCGTTCGAGGTCACGGTGGGCCGCTTTCGGAGCTTCGTCATGGCAGTGGTGAACGAGGGCTTCAAGCCTGTGGACGGCTCCGGCAAACACCAGCCCGAGCCCGTGGCCGGCGAGCCGGGTTGGCTGTCGGAGCTCTCGGTCGAGCTCTGGGCGTCGCTGGCCGAGTGGGAGGCGAAGATCGCCGAGTGCCCGGGGGGTGGTGCGTCCTCGACTTTCTCGTCGACCCCGGGCCCGAAAGACGCGCTGCCGATGAACTGCGTCAGCTTCCCTCAGGCGTACGCGTTCTGCATCTGGGACGGCGGATACCTGCCGACCGAGGCCGAGCTCGGTTACGCCTGGGTCGGCCAAGGGAAGGCGCCCCGGAAGTACCCCTGGGGCGACACCGCGGTGGACGCCGAGCACGCCGTGTATGGCATCAGCCCGCAGGGGTCTCCGCCGCCGGTGGGGTCGAAGCCGAAGGGAGTAGGTCCGTTCGGGCACCACGATCTGTTTGGGAGCATGTTCGAATACACGCTCGACCACTTCGACACTGCGAGCTACCCGCTCTCCCCGTGTGTCGATTGCGCGAAGCTCACCACCAACCAGAAGGCGAACCGGGCAATCCGGGGCGGCGGCTGGGTGAATCTCGGCGACGAGATCAGCGCGGGTTCCCGCCTCCCGTGGTTCTGGGGTGGCCACAACACGGGCTTCCGTTGTGCGCGACCGGCCGGCTGA